In Lentisphaerota bacterium, the following proteins share a genomic window:
- a CDS encoding J domain-containing protein, which produces MLYPYLTLDVPETATDEEVRRAYLQKIRIYSPEQSPDEFQRVCEAYELIKTELARTRLHLFGMRGNNPGAPMADLVPKPVTVERHRAGVTLWIETNTNQP; this is translated from the coding sequence ATGCTTTATCCCTACCTGACCTTGGATGTTCCCGAGACGGCGACCGACGAGGAGGTGCGCCGCGCGTACCTGCAGAAGATTCGCATCTATTCGCCTGAACAAAGCCCCGACGAGTTTCAACGGGTGTGCGAGGCGTACGAATTGATCAAAACCGAACTGGCGCGCACCCGGTTGCACTTGTTTGGCATGCGCGGGAACAATCCAGGCGCGCCCATGGCCGATCTGGTGCCCAAACCGGTCACCGTCGAGCGACACCGAGCTGGAGTAACCCTGTGGATCGAAACGAATACGAACCAACCCTGA